The Montipora foliosa isolate CH-2021 chromosome 1, ASM3666993v2, whole genome shotgun sequence genome has a window encoding:
- the LOC138011706 gene encoding uncharacterized protein, with protein MTVRLTEEIVSDIIKRCRDFSRVNKEYSIREVASLVGTLISTFPGVQYGPLHYRSLDRDKMDALKRCKGDYEAYMVLSPESLGELSWWITHVDSSVRKITREDPHSILETDASLTGWGAKWGEMKTQGVWCRSEKDQHINCLELLAIRWGLLSLCHAEHDTHIRIMSDNVTAVCYINAMGGCQSDNCNRIAYDIWQWAIEKSIWLSAAHTPGTENCEADELSRKFNPNLEWSVTDEVFNQILKVFALGPTIDLFASRVNAKLPAYVSWKADPFARYVDAFTLNWASHTFYAFPPHVSGHATLFQSNQKNIDESFIGRTTTPPPGHPTVLDFLHDLYDKDYSHSSLNTARSAISALCTADNTDVSQNIGKHPLICRFLKGVFNEIPPIPKFQEVWPVEQVLDYLEQLTPLHSLKLKDLTMKLVMLIALVTGQRCQTLSYLDISGEHMKKFPTYFSFSLSGHLKQDKPGRVFGNVRLFQYPKETLCVYTTLERYIEVTQSLRKSSKLLISCIKPHNEVSSSTIGRWLKTCLSLANIDVNIYQAHSTRSASTTKAAQLLPIDVVMKLAGWSQESTFRKYYDKPGAITDQMSNAVLSTVEK; from the exons ATGACTGTGAGGCTGACAGAGGAAATAGTCAGCGACATCATTAAGCGTTGTCGAGATTTTTCACGTGTAAACAAGGAATACTCTATACGAGAAGTAGCGTCCCTCGTTGGAACATTAATATCCACTTTTCCGGGGGTCCAGTATGGGCCTTTGCATTACCGTTCTCTCGATCGAGACAAAATGGACGCTTTGAAACGGTGTAAGGGTGACTATGAAGCGTACATGGTCCTTTCCCCAGAGAGTTTAGGGGAATTGTCTTGGTGGATCACTCACGTGGATTCCAGTGTAAGAAAAATCACGCGCGAAGATCCCCATTCTATCCTTGAAACTGACGCCTCCCTAACAGGTTGGGGTGCTAAATGGGGTGAGATGAAAACCCAGGGGGTTTGGTGCAGAAGTGAAAAAGATCAACACATCAATTGCCTTGAATTACTAGCAATCCGTTGGGGGTTGTTGTCGCTCTGTCACGCTGAACACGATACCCATATACGTATTATGAGTGACAATGTAACGGCCGTGTGTTACATCAATGCCATGGGGGGATGCCAATCCGACAATTGTAATCGCATTGCTTATGACATTTGGCAATGGGCGATAGAAAAGAGCATTTGGTTGTCCGCAGCACACACCCCTGGGACAGAAAACTGTGAGGCTGATGAGTTATCGAGAAAATTCAATCCTAACCTTGAATGGAGTGTCACGGATGAAGTATTCAATCAGATATTAAAAGTGTTTGCCCTTGGACCTACCATTGATTTGTTTGCATCACGAGTGAATGCCAAATTGCCAGCTTATGTATCCTGGAAAGCTGATCCGTTCGCTCGATATGTGGACGCATTTACCTTAAACTGGGCTTCCCATACATTTTATGCGTTTCCCCC GCATGTTAGTGGACACGCCACGTTATTTCAAAGCAACCAGAAAAACATTGACGAATCCTTTATTGGGAGAACAACGACACCCCCTCCAGGTCACCCTACTG TTTTGGACTTTCTTCATGATTTATATGACAAAGATTACAGTCATTCATCGTTGAACACTGCAAGGTCAGCCATCTCGGCATTATGTACAGCAGATAATACAGACGTGAGCCAGAATATAGGGAAACATCCTTTAATCTGCAGATTTCTGAAAGGTGTGTTTAACGAAATCCCACCTATTCCCAAATTCCAAGAAGTTTGGCCTGTGGAGCAAGTCCTTGACTATTTAGAACAATTAACACCTCTTCATTCATTAAAGTTGAAAGACCTTACGATGAAATTGGTCATGCTTATTGCATTAGTAACTGGACAAAGATGTCAAACTTTAAGTTATTTAGATATTTCAGGGGAACATATGAAAAAATTCCCAACCTACTTTAGTTTTTCTTTATCGGGACATCTTAAACAAGACAAACCAGGTCGAGTGTTTGGAAATGTCCGCCTTTTTCAGTACCCGAAAGAAACTTTGTGTGTTTACACTACACTTGAGCGTTATATTGAAGTTACACAATCATTACGAAAGTCTTCTAAGTTATTGATATCGTGCATTAAGCCTCATAATGAAGTGTCTAGCTCTACGATAGGTAGATGGTTGAAAACATGTTTGAGTTTAGCTAATATTGACGTTAATATTTACCAAGCTCATAGTACAAGGAGCGCTTCGACTACGAAAGCAGCTCAGCTCCTTCCAATCGATGTTGTTATGAAACTCGCTGGATGGTCACAAGAATCTACATTTAGGAAATATTATGATAAACCGGGGGCCATCACAGATCAGATGAGCAATGCTGTCTTAAGTACAGTTGAGAAATAG